One stretch of Chryseobacterium fluminis DNA includes these proteins:
- a CDS encoding response regulator transcription factor: MEEINKFFTTKNSIQSISESESNQTADYLEVIKAFSRITYMSVYVIDYQKQNFEYVSDNPLFLCDHTPQEVETMGYAFYFRHVKKEDLELLLKINEVGFDFYENLPVEDRKLYTISYDFHLINENKNAVLINHKLTPLFLSSEGKIWKAMCLVSLSHNHQSGNISIVKQGTDEIWNYDLSESKWIKDEKIKLSEREVEILRLYAQGLTINEIAEKIFVTGDTVKFHRRKLFDKMGVNNITEAMSYATSYKLI, from the coding sequence ATGGAAGAAATAAATAAATTCTTTACAACAAAAAACAGTATCCAGAGTATCTCCGAGTCAGAAAGCAATCAGACCGCTGATTACTTAGAAGTCATTAAAGCTTTTTCGAGAATTACCTACATGAGTGTGTACGTGATCGATTACCAGAAACAGAACTTCGAATATGTATCCGACAATCCTCTGTTTTTGTGTGATCATACCCCTCAGGAAGTAGAAACCATGGGATATGCCTTTTATTTCAGACATGTGAAGAAAGAAGATCTGGAACTGCTCTTAAAGATCAATGAAGTAGGGTTCGATTTTTATGAGAATCTGCCTGTTGAAGATCGTAAACTATATACCATTTCTTACGATTTCCACTTGATTAACGAAAATAAGAATGCGGTCCTTATCAACCATAAGCTGACGCCGCTTTTCCTTTCCTCAGAAGGGAAAATCTGGAAAGCCATGTGTCTGGTATCCCTTTCACACAATCATCAGTCAGGAAACATTTCCATTGTAAAACAAGGAACCGATGAGATCTGGAACTATGACCTCAGTGAGAGTAAATGGATAAAAGATGAGAAAATTAAACTCTCCGAAAGAGAGGTCGAAATCCTGCGTCTGTATGCACAGGGGCTTACGATCAATGAGATCGCAGAAAAAATATTTGTGACAGGAGATACCGTCAAATTCCACAGAAGGAAACTGTTTGATAAAATGGGAGTCAACAATATTACGGAAGCAATGTCCTATGCTACCAGCTATAAATTGATATAA
- a CDS encoding ThiF family adenylyltransferase, with the protein MEAQYTRNRLYVHEEEQNRIKNIPILLAGSGIGSNIAECALRFGFENITIVDGDTIEQSNLNRQNYTHKDISTFKAETLYNRLKDINPRANIQFRKEFITHENVHDIIEGHGIAINALDFTSDIPIVFDKICQEKGLHILHPYNLGWGGLVAVITPTGLSLDSLTDENFNELKMVEYVAGYLRFWERPNEWLENIIHEYKTEQQNLPPPQLSIASWIVAGMCTHVMFKIATGKPFKTFPQFYINAISD; encoded by the coding sequence ATGGAAGCACAATACACCCGAAACAGACTTTATGTACACGAAGAAGAACAGAACAGGATAAAAAATATTCCGATATTACTTGCCGGAAGCGGTATCGGAAGCAATATTGCCGAATGTGCCCTCCGTTTTGGTTTTGAAAATATTACGATCGTAGATGGTGACACCATTGAACAGTCCAACCTTAACAGACAGAATTATACTCATAAAGATATCTCTACGTTTAAGGCAGAGACTCTCTATAACCGGTTGAAAGACATTAATCCTAGAGCAAATATTCAGTTCCGGAAAGAGTTTATCACCCATGAGAATGTGCACGACATCATTGAAGGGCATGGCATTGCCATTAATGCGCTCGATTTCACGAGTGATATCCCTATCGTTTTTGACAAGATATGCCAGGAAAAAGGCTTGCATATTTTACATCCTTACAATCTTGGCTGGGGAGGCCTGGTTGCTGTCATCACGCCGACAGGATTATCGCTGGACAGCCTTACGGATGAAAATTTCAACGAGCTGAAAATGGTCGAATATGTCGCCGGATACCTGCGGTTCTGGGAACGCCCGAATGAATGGCTCGAAAACATCATCCATGAGTACAAAACAGAACAGCAGAATCTTCCCCCGCCGCAATTATCCATCGCTTCATGGATCGTTGCGGGAATGTGCACGCATGTGATGTTTAAAATTGCTACCGGAAAGCCTTTTAAAACGTTTCCGCAGTTCTACATCAATGCCATTTCGGATTAA
- a CDS encoding VIT domain-containing protein produces the protein MKNLYIAFLLVLPILYWAQIPVIETPDRKGGFDKNTQVVLQKLSIETKITGGISTNIITMVFRNKSSRLMEGRLTFPLPEGVNVSGYALDINGKLRNAVPVEKEKAKEVFETIEKRKVDPGILEKVEGNNFRTRIYPINANGGERTVQITYHYELKKTGNDFQYFLPLNYPETIPDFTIKTSIFQNAVSPQLEEKPDGSFNFTKNGNVWVAETHKTNYRPSHNLKINVPQNDSNPGILMQKASDRSSYFLADLGAEAKERAKNPANRIAIVWDNSLSGSKRDHKKEFELLNEYFKTNKSPVVNVYFINNSFDEGKKFRISRGDWTELKTYLSQATYDGGTDFGQLKPLREDEILFFTDGLSSFGELNLVWKNPVYTVAASNNANFNQLKFISSKTGGEFLNINENLPSKEVKKLLYEPLKFLGVEKDAAVSEVYPSLPQAVSDHFLLTGILKGNQATIKVLFGYGNEVTESKIIHLNADSQTITDWEISQFWAQKKLNELEIFEKKNKADIKNLSRQFGLVSNNMSLMVLENITDYVRYEITPPAELRQEYDRIVKNNQQFKDQRVSDLMQRAESITANLKAWWNTDFEQREKIYPKPSGRQSQTDTTERERRIEEVVMLGYSAKRAPNSIATVSSSIVAESAVADRISSLKGSVSGVNVSVRGMSSLGDKRKEIQESVISKGKISTFDVKSDAEYMKLFEGYKKPAEIYQTYLNNRLDYQETPQYYFDVAQLLFKMNDKKSGLKVLSSIADLDIENEELYKLLGYRLKQEDIFDKELWISQKVLEWRPFDPQSYRDYALALEDNGRYQEALDNLYKILNQTYTREMAARDYGIEETIIMEINELISRHSDRLSVKNINPKIIADLPVNIRVVLNWNKDDTDIDLWVTDPNQERCMYSHQSTQIGGRISNDFTGGFGPEQFLLKKAVKGKYQIQTNFFGERQINIAGPTAIMAEVYINYATGKQERKIVVFQNQKDPGGNRNGILIGEFEF, from the coding sequence ATGAAAAACTTATATATTGCATTTCTATTGGTGCTTCCCATATTATATTGGGCACAGATCCCGGTTATCGAAACACCGGACAGAAAAGGAGGGTTTGATAAGAATACACAGGTTGTACTGCAGAAACTCAGTATTGAAACAAAAATCACGGGCGGAATTTCGACCAATATCATCACCATGGTATTTAGAAATAAGTCAAGCCGGCTGATGGAAGGCCGACTTACTTTTCCGCTTCCGGAAGGAGTCAATGTCAGTGGCTATGCGCTGGATATCAACGGAAAGCTCAGAAATGCGGTTCCTGTAGAAAAAGAAAAGGCAAAAGAGGTTTTTGAAACCATCGAAAAAAGAAAGGTAGACCCGGGTATTCTTGAAAAAGTGGAAGGAAATAATTTCAGAACAAGAATTTATCCGATCAACGCCAACGGGGGAGAAAGAACGGTTCAGATTACTTACCATTATGAATTAAAAAAGACGGGAAATGATTTTCAGTACTTTTTGCCATTGAATTATCCGGAAACAATTCCCGACTTTACCATAAAGACAAGCATTTTTCAAAATGCAGTATCGCCGCAGCTGGAAGAAAAACCCGACGGAAGTTTCAATTTCACGAAAAACGGAAACGTCTGGGTTGCAGAAACCCATAAAACCAATTACAGACCGTCTCACAATCTTAAAATAAATGTACCTCAGAATGACAGCAATCCAGGCATATTAATGCAGAAAGCATCAGACCGGTCTTCTTATTTTCTTGCTGATTTGGGAGCCGAAGCAAAGGAAAGAGCAAAAAATCCGGCCAACAGAATAGCTATTGTCTGGGATAATTCCTTAAGCGGATCCAAACGTGATCACAAAAAGGAATTTGAATTGTTGAATGAATATTTTAAAACAAATAAAAGCCCTGTTGTCAACGTATATTTCATTAACAACAGCTTTGATGAAGGCAAAAAATTCAGGATCAGCAGAGGAGACTGGACCGAACTTAAGACCTACCTTTCCCAGGCAACATATGACGGAGGTACGGATTTCGGGCAGTTAAAACCCCTCAGGGAAGACGAAATTTTGTTTTTTACAGATGGTCTTTCGTCTTTCGGAGAGCTGAATCTAGTATGGAAAAATCCGGTGTACACTGTGGCAGCTTCCAATAATGCCAATTTTAATCAGTTAAAATTTATCAGCAGTAAAACGGGAGGTGAATTTCTGAACATTAATGAAAATCTACCCTCCAAAGAGGTTAAGAAACTGCTTTATGAACCTTTAAAGTTCTTAGGAGTAGAAAAGGATGCTGCTGTTTCAGAAGTATACCCGTCACTTCCGCAGGCGGTTTCAGATCATTTCCTTCTAACGGGTATTTTAAAAGGAAATCAGGCCACAATAAAAGTGTTATTCGGGTATGGAAATGAAGTGACAGAATCTAAAATAATCCATCTGAATGCAGACAGTCAGACTATTACAGATTGGGAAATATCGCAATTCTGGGCTCAGAAAAAATTGAACGAACTGGAAATTTTTGAAAAGAAAAACAAGGCAGATATCAAAAATCTAAGCAGACAATTTGGCTTGGTAAGCAATAATATGAGCCTGATGGTGCTGGAGAATATCACGGATTATGTCCGGTATGAAATCACTCCTCCTGCTGAATTACGCCAGGAATATGACAGGATCGTAAAAAATAATCAGCAGTTCAAAGATCAGCGGGTAAGTGACCTGATGCAGAGAGCCGAAAGCATTACCGCAAATCTTAAAGCATGGTGGAATACAGATTTTGAGCAGAGAGAAAAAATATACCCCAAGCCGTCAGGCAGGCAGTCTCAGACAGATACAACGGAGCGTGAAAGAAGAATTGAAGAGGTGGTCATGCTAGGGTATTCTGCAAAAAGAGCTCCCAATTCGATAGCTACGGTGAGCAGTTCAATCGTCGCAGAATCGGCAGTAGCAGACAGAATCTCAAGTTTAAAGGGTTCCGTTTCCGGTGTTAATGTGTCAGTAAGAGGAATGAGCTCACTGGGCGATAAGAGAAAAGAGATTCAGGAAAGTGTAATCAGTAAAGGAAAAATCAGCACGTTTGATGTGAAATCCGATGCGGAATACATGAAGCTCTTTGAAGGCTATAAAAAACCGGCCGAAATTTACCAGACGTACCTTAATAACAGGCTTGATTATCAGGAAACCCCGCAATATTATTTTGATGTTGCCCAGCTTCTTTTCAAAATGAATGATAAAAAGTCAGGATTAAAGGTATTAAGTTCTATTGCAGATCTGGATATTGAAAATGAAGAGTTGTATAAATTATTGGGTTACCGGCTAAAGCAGGAGGATATTTTTGATAAAGAGCTTTGGATCAGTCAGAAAGTGTTGGAGTGGAGGCCTTTTGATCCTCAGAGTTACAGAGATTATGCGTTGGCCCTGGAAGATAACGGAAGATACCAGGAGGCTCTGGATAACTTATATAAAATTCTGAATCAGACGTATACCCGTGAAATGGCTGCCCGTGATTACGGAATTGAAGAGACCATCATCATGGAGATCAATGAACTGATCAGCAGGCACAGTGACAGGCTTAGCGTAAAAAATATCAATCCTAAAATTATTGCCGATCTGCCCGTAAATATACGCGTGGTTCTGAACTGGAACAAAGACGATACCGACATCGATCTCTGGGTGACGGATCCTAATCAGGAAAGATGTATGTATTCTCATCAATCGACTCAGATCGGAGGAAGAATAAGCAACGATTTTACCGGGGGCTTTGGCCCGGAGCAGTTTTTACTGAAAAAAGCAGTCAAAGGGAAATATCAGATTCAGACAAATTTCTTTGGAGAAAGGCAGATCAATATCGCAGGACCTACCGCGATTATGGCTGAAGTTTATATCAACTATGCCACCGGAAAGCAGGAGCGAAAAATCGTTGTCTTTCAGAATCAGAAAGATCCCGGAGGCAACAGAAACGGTATTTTAATAGGAGAATTCGAGTTTTAA
- a CDS encoding DUF6150 family protein: MIKCIAVLSFSVLTANLSAQKVFSTRYSSQAEVKVFVTEYESQADLKVYKVTYDSQAGNNNGKWFFTQYESQAAKKIYFTDYESQADLKIFFVKYDSQAGWRNKDKQHLMY, translated from the coding sequence ATGATAAAATGTATCGCCGTACTTTCCTTTTCTGTCCTGACAGCCAATTTGAGTGCCCAGAAGGTATTTTCCACCCGATATTCAAGCCAGGCAGAGGTAAAAGTTTTTGTGACGGAGTATGAAAGCCAGGCAGATCTGAAAGTCTATAAAGTAACGTATGACAGCCAGGCCGGAAACAACAATGGAAAATGGTTTTTCACCCAGTATGAAAGTCAGGCGGCGAAAAAAATATATTTTACCGACTACGAAAGCCAGGCAGATTTAAAAATATTTTTTGTAAAATACGACAGTCAGGCAGGGTGGAGGAATAAAGACAAACAACACCTGATGTATTAA
- a CDS encoding DUF4861 family protein: MMFKTKFSLLGLMSAIGCIGVNFLQAQQSIELTNPLDFPRNEVLSLSVNDLKSVLKKTREADLRIKDENNKFIPIQWIDYDNDGKSDELLFLANMDAKKSVIYKLVADSKSVIPQPKVTTYSRLVPERVDDYAWENDKVAFRVYGPKGQKEAEQGVKGSTLSSGVDIWFKKTDQPVINKWYKGYLTDPMYYHKDTRGEGYDPYHVGDSRGTGGIGIWVNEKLQVSKNFISSRTIAEGPLRTVFELTYFPWSDYKVQETKRISLDIGSNFSRFESDFISQNPVPNYTIGISLHKNEGLTKLNDRKGFYLHWEKIDDAFVGEGIVVNPNIVQKSVAHRTETPDQSNLLVVTKPQKKLIYYAGFAWQKSGQVQTQADWEKILDRQSQIVANPIAVKFIKDVK, encoded by the coding sequence ATGATGTTTAAAACTAAATTTTCTTTGCTGGGATTAATGAGTGCAATCGGTTGCATTGGGGTGAACTTTTTACAGGCACAACAATCAATTGAGCTCACCAATCCACTTGATTTTCCAAGAAATGAGGTGCTTTCCCTTTCTGTAAACGATTTGAAATCAGTTTTAAAGAAAACAAGAGAAGCAGATCTAAGAATTAAAGACGAAAATAATAAATTTATTCCAATTCAGTGGATTGATTATGATAATGATGGAAAAAGTGATGAATTGCTTTTTCTGGCCAACATGGATGCGAAGAAATCGGTCATCTATAAATTAGTGGCCGACTCAAAATCGGTCATCCCTCAGCCAAAAGTTACCACTTACTCCAGACTGGTTCCGGAGAGAGTGGATGACTATGCCTGGGAAAATGATAAGGTAGCTTTCAGAGTATATGGTCCGAAAGGTCAGAAGGAAGCCGAACAGGGCGTTAAAGGAAGTACACTTTCCAGTGGCGTGGATATCTGGTTTAAAAAAACAGATCAGCCGGTGATTAATAAATGGTATAAAGGATACCTTACCGATCCGATGTATTATCATAAAGATACAAGGGGAGAAGGGTACGATCCGTATCATGTAGGGGACAGCCGCGGAACAGGAGGAATCGGAATCTGGGTCAATGAAAAGCTGCAGGTTTCAAAGAATTTTATCAGCTCAAGAACGATTGCAGAAGGTCCGTTAAGGACTGTCTTCGAACTGACCTACTTTCCGTGGAGTGATTATAAAGTACAGGAAACAAAAAGAATATCCCTGGACATCGGATCCAATTTTTCCAGATTCGAATCTGATTTCATATCCCAGAATCCCGTTCCGAATTATACCATCGGAATCAGTTTACATAAAAACGAAGGGCTTACCAAATTAAATGACAGAAAGGGATTTTATCTGCATTGGGAAAAGATAGATGATGCTTTTGTAGGAGAAGGCATTGTCGTCAATCCGAACATCGTCCAGAAATCTGTAGCGCACAGAACTGAAACCCCCGATCAGAGCAATCTGTTAGTGGTGACAAAACCTCAGAAAAAACTGATCTATTATGCAGGATTTGCATGGCAGAAAAGCGGACAGGTTCAGACGCAGGCAGATTGGGAGAAGATCCTGGACAGGCAATCGCAGATCGTAGCTAATCCCATAGCTGTTAAGTTTATTAAAGATGTAAAATGA
- the pelA gene encoding pectate lyase, which produces MKISIAILSLASALYFAQVKDTLAEKMLIYQLPNGGWGKQLNDKSVVDYNVPIDKALLKKIKETGDDHATIDNNATSREINALIKAYSETKNSQYLKAAEKGISYLLLMQYKNGGFPQYYPNTGLYRKQITYNDNAMINALTVLYNAAEGKNNFDGVSPALKEKSKIAVQKGIECILKTQVLQKGIPTIWGDQYNEITLQPDKARAFEPVSLATAESVGIVRFLMMQPVTPEIEKSIESAVTWFKQHKIEGYSYNVTKVNGKAVRTLAEDKNSVIWARFYDINTNKPLFGDRDGSVKYDYNEVSEERRNGYSWFGDFADKLINKEFPKWLDKNKKV; this is translated from the coding sequence ATGAAAATTTCAATAGCCATACTTTCTTTGGCTTCTGCTTTATACTTTGCACAGGTGAAAGATACCCTGGCAGAAAAAATGCTGATTTATCAGCTTCCCAACGGCGGATGGGGAAAACAGCTGAATGATAAATCGGTGGTTGATTATAATGTCCCCATCGACAAAGCCCTCTTAAAGAAAATAAAAGAGACGGGTGATGATCATGCCACCATTGATAACAATGCCACTTCAAGAGAAATCAATGCATTGATAAAAGCCTATTCCGAAACTAAAAACAGCCAGTATCTGAAAGCTGCAGAAAAAGGAATCAGTTATCTTCTTCTTATGCAGTATAAAAACGGTGGTTTTCCGCAGTATTATCCCAATACCGGATTGTACAGAAAACAGATCACCTATAATGATAATGCGATGATTAATGCATTGACCGTTTTATACAATGCAGCAGAAGGAAAAAATAATTTTGACGGAGTCAGCCCGGCCCTAAAAGAAAAGTCTAAAATCGCCGTACAAAAAGGAATTGAATGCATCCTAAAAACCCAGGTTTTGCAAAAAGGAATACCTACCATCTGGGGCGATCAGTACAACGAAATTACCCTTCAGCCCGATAAAGCCCGGGCTTTTGAGCCTGTTTCCCTGGCCACCGCAGAATCAGTAGGTATTGTCAGGTTTCTGATGATGCAGCCGGTGACTCCCGAAATTGAAAAATCAATAGAGTCAGCGGTTACCTGGTTTAAACAACATAAAATAGAAGGCTATAGCTACAATGTAACCAAAGTCAACGGCAAAGCCGTACGAACTCTGGCAGAAGATAAAAATTCGGTGATCTGGGCAAGATTCTATGATATCAATACCAATAAACCCCTTTTCGGAGACCGTGACGGAAGTGTAAAATACGATTACAACGAAGTTTCCGAAGAAAGACGAAACGGCTACAGCTGGTTCGGTGATTTTGCCGATAAGCTGATCAATAAAGAGTTTCCGAAATGGCTTGATAAAAATAAAAAAGTATAA
- a CDS encoding glycoside hydrolase family 95-like protein, with protein MLLQSYDGCLYILPALPDALPNGSVKGLKARAGFEVDIDWKDSKLTKLVVKSSLGGNARIRISRDTTIRTKANLQLARGENPNEYYQVNSIKTPLISEKAPLKGYPVPQTHVFDFETEKGGTYIFLGK; from the coding sequence ATGCTGCTGCAAAGTTATGACGGCTGTCTTTATATTTTACCGGCTCTTCCGGATGCTTTACCTAACGGTTCAGTAAAAGGTCTGAAAGCACGTGCCGGTTTTGAAGTAGATATCGACTGGAAAGATTCCAAGCTGACAAAACTGGTTGTAAAATCTTCTTTGGGAGGAAACGCGAGAATCAGGATTTCCAGAGATACTACAATCAGAACCAAGGCAAATTTACAATTGGCAAGAGGTGAAAATCCTAACGAATATTATCAGGTCAATTCGATTAAAACGCCTTTAATTTCAGAAAAAGCCCCATTGAAAGGGTATCCTGTCCCACAAACCCATGTATTTGATTTTGAGACCGAAAAAGGGGGTACCTATATTTTCTTAGGGAAGTAA
- a CDS encoding alpha/beta hydrolase: MKKIAFLVLISLFIQLPAQEKIMVWPKGQMPNSKGLPLKTEEKDGRIIQIKETELFAFLPPKEERKQMAVVVIPGGGYYKLTYDLGGYQIAKWFNTQGISAFVLNYRLPTSPDLKQKEIAPLQDIQAAIKYLRKNADQYGISPDQIGVIGTSAGGHLAASVSNIPTDYTELKGDWAPIPTVPNFAILVSPVIDLGEFAHVGSRNSLLGENASADKIKEYSMQNRVTEKTPPTILFHAQNDKTVPVMNSIMYYQEMVKNKVKGALFIFPEGEHKIGITNKSELTDNWKTLCSDWLKTIPK, translated from the coding sequence ATGAAAAAAATAGCTTTCCTGGTATTAATTTCCCTTTTCATTCAATTACCGGCACAGGAAAAAATAATGGTCTGGCCAAAAGGTCAGATGCCTAATTCTAAAGGATTACCATTAAAAACGGAAGAAAAAGACGGAAGAATTATACAGATTAAGGAAACTGAACTCTTTGCTTTTTTACCTCCGAAGGAAGAGAGAAAACAGATGGCCGTTGTTGTGATCCCCGGGGGAGGCTATTATAAACTGACGTACGATCTAGGGGGCTATCAGATTGCCAAATGGTTTAACACCCAAGGAATTTCGGCTTTCGTTTTAAATTACAGGCTTCCGACTTCTCCCGATCTGAAACAAAAAGAAATTGCTCCGCTGCAGGATATTCAGGCAGCAATAAAATATCTCAGAAAAAATGCTGACCAGTATGGCATTTCACCGGACCAGATCGGTGTCATCGGAACTTCCGCAGGCGGACATCTGGCGGCGTCGGTAAGTAATATTCCTACAGACTATACCGAACTGAAAGGAGACTGGGCTCCAATTCCGACTGTTCCCAATTTTGCTATTCTGGTTTCCCCGGTTATTGATTTGGGAGAATTTGCTCACGTCGGAAGCCGGAACAGCCTGCTGGGGGAAAATGCTTCTGCTGATAAAATCAAAGAATATTCGATGCAAAACCGGGTGACGGAAAAAACGCCGCCTACTATTTTGTTTCATGCTCAGAATGATAAAACAGTGCCTGTGATGAACAGCATCATGTATTATCAAGAAATGGTGAAAAATAAAGTAAAAGGAGCCCTGTTTATTTTCCCTGAGGGTGAGCATAAAATCGGGATTACCAATAAATCTGAGCTTACGGATAATTGGAAAACGTTATGCTCGGACTGGCTGAAAACAATACCTAAATAA
- a CDS encoding cupin domain-containing protein, translating into MNFKKEPFFDGNSDWEDLGAGVSRQFIGYNSQVMMVIVKFEEDAVGALHQHFHSQITYVASGKFEVTVNDEVKILQQGDGFFAQPNIFHGVKCLEAGQLIDAFTPFREDFLKD; encoded by the coding sequence ATGAATTTTAAAAAAGAACCCTTCTTTGATGGGAATTCAGACTGGGAAGATTTAGGAGCCGGTGTTTCAAGACAGTTTATAGGCTACAATTCTCAGGTGATGATGGTGATTGTAAAGTTTGAAGAAGATGCCGTAGGAGCATTGCATCAGCATTTTCACTCCCAGATCACTTACGTTGCTTCAGGGAAGTTTGAAGTGACTGTAAATGATGAGGTTAAAATTTTACAGCAGGGTGACGGTTTTTTTGCCCAGCCCAATATTTTTCACGGTGTAAAATGTCTGGAAGCCGGACAGCTGATTGACGCTTTTACCCCTTTCAGAGAAGATTTTCTGAAAGATTAA
- a CDS encoding rhamnogalacturonan acetylesterase, which produces MKKIILIFTLAVSTLILAQQKPTLFLIGDSMMANKENPEKNPEHGWGQVLGQFMTTGIEIQNHAMNGRSSKSFRTEGRWDKVEKQLKKGDFVIIQFGHNDQKVKDSTKFTNPYTQYRANLERYVNEARAKGATPVLMTSIVRRDFTENGVLVDTHKEYPLVVRMVANDLKVPFVDMQLLTEQLEISYGPEKSKKLHLHYKEGEEPYYPKGKDDDTHLSRLGAESVAKLAVKNLKTLKIGLEKYIK; this is translated from the coding sequence ATGAAAAAAATAATTTTAATATTCACCTTAGCGGTATCAACTTTAATTCTGGCTCAACAAAAACCAACGCTTTTCCTCATCGGCGATTCTATGATGGCCAACAAAGAAAATCCTGAAAAAAATCCCGAACACGGCTGGGGACAGGTTTTAGGGCAATTTATGACTACAGGAATTGAAATTCAGAATCATGCAATGAACGGAAGAAGCTCAAAAAGTTTCAGGACGGAAGGCAGATGGGATAAGGTGGAAAAACAACTGAAAAAAGGAGATTTCGTAATCATTCAGTTTGGGCATAACGACCAGAAGGTGAAAGATTCGACGAAGTTTACCAATCCTTACACTCAGTACAGAGCCAATCTGGAAAGGTACGTGAATGAAGCCAGGGCAAAGGGGGCGACTCCTGTTCTGATGACTTCTATTGTCAGAAGAGACTTTACGGAGAACGGTGTCCTGGTAGATACTCATAAAGAATATCCTTTGGTGGTAAGAATGGTAGCCAATGATCTGAAGGTCCCGTTTGTGGATATGCAGTTATTGACAGAACAACTGGAAATTTCTTATGGTCCGGAAAAGTCCAAAAAGCTACATTTGCACTATAAAGAAGGCGAAGAACCTTATTATCCGAAAGGAAAGGATGATGATACGCATTTATCAAGATTAGGGGCGGAGTCTGTTGCAAAACTGGCAGTAAAAAATCTGAAGACTCTGAAAATTGGTTTAGAGAAGTATATTAAATAA
- a CDS encoding pectinesterase family protein, with the protein MKKLFLILFISMINFLLAGNDPYLKITVAKDGSGDFTSIQKAINSVRDLGPAEALITIKSGTYHEKVVIPSSKHKITLEGENKDHTIITNNDFSGKSDSFNEKMTTFNSYTLLVMGDDIKISNLTIQNASCNEGQAVSLHVEGDRFMIKNAKILGCQDTVYSATNHSRQYFENCYIEGTTDFIFGQATVVFKNCTIKSLADSYITAAATKADRPYGFVFFDCTLIAKEGITKVYLGRPWRPYAKTVFINTDMGKHILPEGWNPWKGDKMFPDKEKTAYYAESGSKGEGGNPSKRVSWSHQLTKKDLKNYTIEKIFDGWNPNK; encoded by the coding sequence ATGAAAAAATTATTTTTAATTCTATTCATTTCGATGATCAATTTCCTCTTGGCAGGAAATGATCCTTATCTCAAAATTACTGTTGCCAAAGACGGTAGCGGGGATTTCACTTCCATTCAGAAGGCGATCAATTCCGTGAGGGATCTGGGTCCGGCTGAAGCTTTGATTACCATTAAATCAGGAACGTATCATGAAAAGGTGGTTATTCCCTCTTCAAAACATAAAATCACATTGGAAGGTGAAAATAAAGACCATACGATTATCACCAACAATGATTTTTCCGGAAAATCAGATTCGTTCAATGAAAAAATGACGACATTCAATTCCTATACTTTACTGGTCATGGGTGATGATATTAAAATCAGCAATCTGACCATTCAAAACGCTTCATGCAATGAAGGACAGGCGGTTTCTCTTCATGTGGAAGGTGACCGTTTTATGATTAAAAATGCTAAAATTCTGGGATGCCAGGATACGGTTTATTCGGCGACAAATCACAGCAGACAATACTTTGAAAACTGTTATATCGAAGGAACCACCGATTTTATTTTCGGCCAGGCCACTGTTGTTTTTAAAAACTGTACCATTAAAAGTCTTGCAGATTCTTATATTACCGCAGCCGCTACAAAAGCCGACAGACCCTATGGTTTTGTATTTTTCGACTGTACCTTAATCGCAAAAGAAGGCATTACAAAGGTTTATCTGGGAAGACCCTGGAGACCTTACGCAAAAACGGTTTTTATCAATACCGACATGGGAAAACACATCCTTCCGGAAGGCTGGAATCCCTGGAAAGGCGATAAAATGTTTCCTGATAAAGAAAAAACGGCTTATTATGCAGAATCCGGAAGCAAAGGTGAAGGCGGAAACCCGTCAAAACGTGTAAGCTGGTCGCATCAGCTGACCAAAAAAGATTTGAAAAATTATACTATTGAAAAGATTTTTGATGGATGGAATCCAAATAAATAA